In Chitinivorax sp. PXF-14, one genomic interval encodes:
- a CDS encoding nitrate/nitrite transporter, protein MTTQNKGFWQSGHTPTLFAAFFYFDLSFMVWYILGPLAVQIAGDLGLSAQQRGMMVATPILSGALLRMAMGITVDHLGPKKAGLIGQAVVMAALGTAWFFGIHSYEQALMLGVALGMAGAAFAVALPLACRWYPPQHQGKAMGIAGAGNSGTVLAALFAPTLAGMFGWQNVFGFAVLPLGLAFIVYLMLAKDAPECPPAKTFGEYLSVLKDKDSWWFMFFYSITFGGFVGLAGTLPGYFHDQYGLDPKVAGFYTAACVFAGSLFRPLGGAIADRIGGIKALLTMYTFAAACIAVVGINLPSSFAALAFFVAGMLALGAGNGSVFQLLPQRFRKEIGVMTGLVGMAGGIGGFLLAAGLGLAKQATGSYQIGLWLFASLGLVAWFGLSSVKTRWRTTWGAAAVTAAKV, encoded by the coding sequence ATGACCACGCAAAACAAGGGCTTCTGGCAGTCCGGCCACACGCCGACGCTGTTTGCCGCGTTCTTCTATTTCGATCTGTCGTTCATGGTCTGGTACATCCTCGGCCCGCTCGCGGTGCAGATCGCCGGCGACCTCGGCCTCTCGGCCCAGCAGCGCGGCATGATGGTGGCCACGCCCATCCTGTCCGGCGCCCTGCTGCGCATGGCGATGGGCATCACGGTGGACCACCTCGGCCCGAAAAAGGCCGGGCTGATCGGCCAGGCCGTCGTCATGGCCGCCCTCGGCACCGCCTGGTTCTTCGGCATCCACAGCTATGAGCAGGCGCTGATGCTGGGCGTGGCGCTCGGCATGGCCGGTGCGGCCTTCGCCGTCGCGCTGCCGCTGGCCTGCCGCTGGTATCCGCCGCAACACCAGGGCAAGGCCATGGGCATTGCCGGCGCCGGCAACTCGGGCACCGTGCTCGCCGCCCTGTTCGCCCCCACCCTGGCCGGGATGTTCGGCTGGCAGAACGTGTTCGGCTTCGCGGTGCTGCCGCTCGGCCTGGCCTTCATCGTCTACCTGATGCTGGCCAAGGATGCGCCGGAGTGCCCGCCCGCCAAGACCTTCGGCGAATACCTGTCGGTGCTGAAGGACAAGGACAGCTGGTGGTTCATGTTCTTCTACAGCATCACCTTCGGCGGCTTCGTCGGCCTGGCGGGTACCCTGCCCGGCTACTTCCATGACCAGTATGGCCTCGATCCGAAAGTGGCCGGCTTCTACACCGCTGCCTGCGTGTTCGCCGGCTCGCTGTTCCGCCCGCTCGGCGGCGCCATCGCCGACCGCATCGGCGGCATCAAGGCCCTGCTGACCATGTACACGTTCGCCGCAGCCTGCATCGCCGTCGTCGGCATCAACCTGCCGTCGAGCTTCGCCGCGCTGGCCTTCTTCGTCGCCGGCATGCTGGCACTCGGCGCCGGCAACGGCTCGGTGTTCCAGTTGCTGCCGCAGCGCTTCCGCAAGGAGATCGGCGTGATGACCGGGCTGGTCGGCATGGCCGGCGGCATCGGCGGCTTCCTGCTCGCGGCGGGCCTCGGCCTGGCCAAGCAGGCTACCGGCAGCTACCAGATCGGCCTGTGGCTGTTCGCCAGCCTCGGCCTGGTCGCCTGGTTCGGTCTCTCCAGCGTGAAGACCCGCTGGCGCACCACCTGGGGTGCCGCCGCCGTCACCGCCGCCAAGGTGTAA
- a CDS encoding GNAT family N-acetyltransferase gives MRPHIAITRVLASDDGPRQLVAELDTHLATLYPPEQNFLTPIAALAQPGVAFLVAHIEGELAGCGAVVEQDAGYGELKRIYVRPAFRGLGVGRRLVAALEQAALERGLPHLKLETGIYQPEAIALYQRCGYTHCSRFGDYPDSASSVFMHKPLTADLASTAR, from the coding sequence TTGCGCCCCCACATCGCCATCACCCGAGTCCTGGCCAGCGACGATGGCCCACGCCAGCTGGTGGCCGAGCTCGATACCCACCTCGCCACGCTCTATCCACCCGAGCAGAACTTCCTCACCCCCATCGCGGCGCTGGCGCAGCCCGGCGTGGCCTTCCTGGTCGCCCACATCGAGGGTGAGCTGGCGGGCTGCGGCGCCGTGGTCGAGCAGGATGCAGGCTATGGCGAGCTCAAGCGCATCTATGTGCGCCCCGCATTCCGCGGCCTGGGCGTGGGCAGGCGGCTCGTCGCGGCGCTCGAACAGGCGGCGCTCGAACGCGGCCTGCCCCACCTGAAGCTCGAAACCGGCATCTACCAGCCCGAGGCAATCGCCCTCTACCAGCGTTGCGGTTACACGCATTGCAGCCGCTTTGGCGACTACCCCGACAGCGCATCGAGCGTGTTCATGCACAAGCCGCTGACGGCCGACCTGGCCAGCACCGCGAGATGA
- a CDS encoding protein phosphatase 2C domain-containing protein has product MTLELAIGSHSETGPKPRNEDALGMVTPSGELLTTKGIALALADGVSGCENGDEAARTVVRGVLSDYYATPETWEIPVALDKLLTALNSWLAAQNGGGQQRFVSTLAVLIARGRRYVLGHVGDTRIYLLRDKALRQLTQDHVWDQPGMHHVLKRAVGLDDAIVVDFSEGELRAGDVFLLATDGVWEPLGELRLHELLELHDDPQRAAEAICQAALVAGGQDNASCQVARVSRLPSEALRDNLALATQLPLPSKLKPGQHCDDFVIESLLHESRATRLYKVSHSPNGKPYVLKTLGPLLASDEEAQTALLTEEWLGKKLAAHYFPQVLPLDNRSSLYYVMSWHAGQTLAARLEAGQHFSAPEVAGIGIRLAKALGVLHRLNILHRDIKLDNLLLTDDDKLKVLDLGVALCPGLTPDATNSNPGTPSYMAPELFNGAGATPQSDLYAAGVSLYRLLTSHYPYGEIEPFQHPRFGEPVPPTRYRPDIPPWLENCLLKAVAREAPARFETAEELLVALERGEHQSVFTHRRTPLIERDPLLTWQAVAGVSIVFNLLLLYILLAR; this is encoded by the coding sequence ATGACGCTCGAACTCGCCATCGGCAGCCATAGCGAGACCGGCCCCAAGCCGCGCAATGAAGACGCGCTGGGCATGGTCACGCCGAGCGGCGAGCTGCTGACCACCAAGGGCATTGCACTGGCGCTGGCGGACGGCGTATCGGGCTGCGAGAACGGCGACGAGGCCGCGCGCACCGTGGTGCGCGGTGTGCTGTCCGACTATTACGCGACACCCGAGACCTGGGAGATCCCGGTCGCGCTCGACAAGCTGCTCACCGCGCTCAACAGCTGGCTGGCGGCGCAGAACGGCGGCGGCCAGCAGCGCTTCGTCTCGACGCTGGCGGTGTTGATCGCACGCGGCCGCCGCTATGTGCTCGGCCATGTCGGCGACACCCGCATCTACCTGCTGCGCGACAAGGCACTCAGGCAGCTGACGCAAGACCACGTGTGGGACCAGCCCGGCATGCATCACGTGCTGAAGCGCGCCGTGGGGCTGGACGACGCGATCGTCGTCGATTTCAGCGAGGGCGAGCTGCGCGCGGGCGACGTCTTCCTGCTGGCCACCGATGGCGTGTGGGAGCCGCTCGGCGAGCTGCGCCTGCACGAGCTGCTGGAGCTGCACGACGACCCGCAGCGCGCGGCGGAGGCGATCTGCCAGGCGGCCCTCGTGGCCGGCGGCCAGGACAACGCCAGTTGCCAGGTAGCCCGCGTCAGCCGCCTGCCGAGCGAGGCGCTGCGCGACAACCTGGCGCTTGCCACGCAACTGCCGCTGCCCAGCAAGCTCAAGCCTGGCCAGCACTGCGACGATTTCGTGATCGAATCGTTGCTGCACGAGTCGCGCGCGACCCGGCTGTACAAGGTCAGCCATTCCCCGAACGGCAAGCCCTATGTGCTGAAGACGTTAGGCCCGCTGCTCGCGAGCGACGAGGAGGCGCAGACGGCGCTGCTGACCGAGGAATGGCTGGGCAAGAAGCTCGCCGCCCATTATTTCCCGCAGGTGCTGCCGCTCGACAACCGCAGCAGCCTGTATTACGTGATGAGCTGGCACGCCGGACAGACCCTCGCGGCCCGCCTCGAGGCCGGGCAGCACTTCAGCGCACCCGAGGTGGCGGGCATCGGCATCCGCCTCGCCAAGGCACTGGGCGTGCTGCACCGGCTCAATATCCTGCATCGCGACATCAAGCTCGACAACCTGCTGCTAACCGACGACGACAAGCTCAAGGTGCTCGACCTTGGCGTCGCACTGTGCCCCGGCCTGACGCCCGATGCCACCAACAGCAATCCCGGCACGCCCAGCTACATGGCGCCGGAACTGTTCAACGGCGCTGGCGCCACGCCGCAGTCCGACCTGTACGCCGCCGGGGTGAGCCTCTACCGCCTGCTGACCAGCCACTATCCCTACGGCGAGATCGAGCCGTTCCAGCACCCGCGCTTCGGCGAGCCGGTGCCGCCCACGCGCTACCGCCCCGATATTCCGCCGTGGCTCGAGAACTGCCTGCTCAAGGCGGTTGCCCGCGAAGCCCCGGCGCGTTTCGAAACCGCCGAGGAGCTGCTGGTGGCGCTGGAGCGCGGCGAGCACCAATCCGTCTTCACGCACCGCCGCACCCCGCTGATCGAGCGCGACCCGCTCTTGACCTGGCAAGCCGTAGCTGGCGTCTCGATCGTGTTCAATCTGCTGTTGCTGTACATCCTGCTGGCCCGCTAA
- a CDS encoding basic amino acid ABC transporter substrate-binding protein, with amino-acid sequence MKTCNKGLLVGLIATALLVGCGKKEEAPATQPQAATTGAPAPAHKNEIIVATEAAFEPFEWINDKKELVGFDIDLVKAIAANQGLTVKFTNMPFESTFTAVREGKVDMVAAAITITDDRRQTLDFSEPYFNGGLAIATATDSVKSLDSLKKVKVGVQEATTAESLMTKLMGGTSPNIFGYKDTDKAFDALLKGDIKAVLADNWVVGKFAQSHADKGMKMVSDPAIPVEPSGFVFKQGNAELAAKINAGLKAIKDDGSYAKIHAQYFGTTPQQ; translated from the coding sequence ATGAAAACATGCAACAAGGGGCTGCTCGTCGGCCTGATCGCCACGGCACTCTTGGTCGGCTGCGGCAAGAAGGAAGAAGCCCCGGCCACCCAGCCGCAAGCCGCCACCACAGGCGCCCCGGCGCCCGCCCACAAGAATGAGATCATCGTCGCCACCGAGGCCGCCTTCGAGCCCTTCGAGTGGATCAACGACAAGAAAGAGCTGGTCGGCTTCGACATCGACCTGGTCAAGGCCATCGCCGCGAATCAGGGCCTGACGGTGAAATTCACGAACATGCCGTTCGAATCGACGTTCACCGCGGTACGCGAAGGCAAGGTCGACATGGTGGCCGCCGCCATCACCATCACCGACGACCGCCGCCAGACGCTGGATTTCTCCGAGCCCTACTTCAACGGCGGCCTGGCCATCGCCACGGCAACGGACAGCGTGAAGTCGCTCGACAGCCTGAAGAAGGTCAAGGTCGGCGTGCAGGAAGCCACCACGGCCGAGAGTCTGATGACCAAGCTGATGGGCGGCACGAGCCCCAACATCTTCGGCTACAAGGACACCGACAAGGCTTTCGATGCCCTGCTCAAGGGCGACATCAAGGCGGTGCTCGCCGATAACTGGGTCGTCGGCAAATTCGCGCAGAGCCATGCCGACAAGGGGATGAAGATGGTGAGCGACCCGGCGATCCCGGTCGAGCCCTCGGGTTTCGTGTTCAAGCAGGGCAACGCCGAGCTCGCCGCCAAGATCAACGCCGGCCTCAAGGCGATCAAGGACGACGGCAGCTATGCCAAGATCCACGCACAGTACTTTGGCACGACACCGCAACAGTAA
- a CDS encoding 2Fe-2S iron-sulfur cluster-binding protein → MPSVTFLGGPMAAEVTSGYEPDGLTTVLDLARLDDLPIYWHCGLGTCGTCAARVTVLDGEPRAMSNKERNVLLRAGKPVDVLPDQASWRLTCGYVLSGETLRVEW, encoded by the coding sequence ATGCCCAGCGTCACCTTCCTCGGCGGCCCGATGGCCGCCGAGGTCACCTCTGGCTACGAGCCCGACGGCCTGACCACGGTGCTCGACCTGGCCCGCCTCGACGATCTGCCCATCTACTGGCACTGCGGCCTGGGTACCTGCGGCACCTGTGCAGCACGCGTCACGGTCCTCGACGGCGAGCCGCGTGCGATGAGCAACAAGGAGCGCAATGTGCTGCTGCGCGCCGGCAAGCCGGTCGACGTACTACCCGATCAAGCCAGCTGGCGCCTGACCTGTGGCTACGTGCTGAGTGGCGAGACGCTGCGCGTCGAGTGGTGA
- a CDS encoding basic amino acid ABC transporter substrate-binding protein translates to MKLSNKLLAALLAGAVALAACGKKEEPAPAPAPAPAAQAPAEPAKPAAKELVVGTDAAYAPFESENENKEIVGFDIDVVKAIADKAGIKVKFINTPWEGIFKTLEQGDRDFLVSAITITDERKQTMDFSEPYFEAKQLIAVGKDSKIKKFDDLKKLKVGVQTGTTGDEVVQKLQGKTSANIKRFESTPLALKELEAGGVDAVVADNGVVINYVKNNSQAFRTVEDASFAKEYYGLAVKKGNADLVAKLSDGLKKIKEDGTYDKIYAQYFGEAKPAAAEQPKQ, encoded by the coding sequence ATGAAGCTATCCAACAAATTGCTCGCCGCCCTGCTGGCCGGCGCCGTCGCCCTCGCCGCCTGCGGCAAGAAGGAAGAACCGGCTCCCGCGCCGGCCCCGGCACCTGCCGCCCAGGCACCGGCCGAGCCCGCCAAGCCCGCGGCAAAAGAGCTCGTGGTCGGCACCGATGCAGCCTACGCGCCGTTCGAATCCGAGAACGAGAACAAGGAAATCGTCGGCTTCGATATCGACGTGGTGAAGGCCATTGCCGACAAGGCCGGCATCAAGGTCAAGTTCATCAACACCCCGTGGGAAGGCATCTTCAAGACGCTGGAACAGGGTGACCGCGACTTCCTCGTCTCGGCGATCACCATCACCGACGAGCGCAAGCAGACCATGGACTTCTCCGAGCCCTATTTCGAAGCCAAGCAGCTGATCGCCGTCGGCAAGGACAGCAAGATCAAGAAGTTCGACGACCTGAAGAAGCTCAAGGTCGGCGTACAGACCGGCACCACCGGCGACGAAGTCGTACAGAAGCTGCAGGGCAAGACCAGCGCCAACATCAAGCGCTTCGAATCGACCCCGCTCGCGCTGAAGGAACTGGAAGCTGGCGGTGTTGACGCCGTGGTGGCCGACAACGGCGTCGTCATCAACTATGTGAAGAACAACTCGCAAGCCTTCCGCACCGTTGAAGACGCCAGCTTCGCCAAGGAGTACTACGGCCTTGCCGTGAAGAAGGGTAATGCCGACCTGGTTGCCAAGCTTAGCGATGGCCTGAAGAAGATCAAGGAAGACGGCACCTACGACAAGATCTACGCGCAATACTTCGGCGAAGCCAAGCCGGCAGCCGCTGAACAGCCGAAGCAGTAA
- a CDS encoding amino acid ABC transporter permease yields MDFRWHILQEYAPLFVQGIKMTLLVTIIGVVIGTVLGLLTGMARLGQVKHGPWKYVVKFAIRLPATAYVTFFRGTPLFVQILLIHFALMPTLIHPVNGLLITGDFAREIKQDYGAFLSGIVALSLNAGAYISEIFRAGIQSLDKGQTEASRSLGMNYWQTMYHVVIPQAFRRMLPPLGNEAIMLLKDSSLVSAIGLAELAYAARTVAGAYSRYWEPYLTISFIYLVMTLGMSAFVSHLEKRYGKGDSR; encoded by the coding sequence ATGGATTTCCGCTGGCATATCCTGCAAGAGTACGCACCGCTCTTCGTGCAGGGCATCAAGATGACCCTGCTGGTCACCATCATCGGCGTCGTCATCGGCACGGTGCTCGGCCTCTTGACCGGCATGGCCAGGCTGGGGCAGGTCAAGCACGGCCCCTGGAAGTATGTCGTCAAGTTCGCCATCCGCCTGCCGGCTACCGCCTATGTCACGTTCTTCCGTGGCACCCCGCTATTCGTACAGATCCTGCTGATCCACTTCGCGCTGATGCCGACGCTGATCCACCCGGTCAACGGCCTGCTGATCACCGGCGACTTCGCGCGCGAAATCAAGCAGGACTACGGCGCCTTCCTGTCCGGCATCGTCGCGCTGTCGCTCAATGCGGGCGCCTACATCTCGGAAATCTTCCGCGCCGGCATCCAGTCGCTCGACAAGGGGCAGACCGAAGCCTCGCGCAGCCTGGGCATGAACTACTGGCAGACCATGTACCACGTGGTGATCCCGCAGGCCTTCCGCCGCATGCTGCCGCCGCTTGGCAACGAGGCGATCATGCTGCTCAAGGATTCCTCGCTGGTGTCCGCCATCGGCCTCGCCGAGCTGGCCTATGCCGCGCGCACCGTGGCGGGCGCCTATTCGCGCTACTGGGAGCCCTATCTGACGATTTCCTTCATCTATCTGGTCATGACGCTGGGCATGTCCGCATTCGTTTCCCACCTGGAAAAGAGGTACGGCAAAGGTGATTCACGTTAA
- a CDS encoding amino acid ABC transporter ATP-binding protein has translation MIHVKSLQKAYGHTQVLRGIDCDIAAKEVVCVIGPSGSGKSTFLRCINALEELTSGEIIVDGMSVHDQKTDINKLREEVGMVFQRFNLFPHMTVLDNICLAPMQVRKKSRAEAEAQAKELLVKVGLSNKADAYPNQLSGGQQQRVAIARALAMKPKIMLFDEPTSALDPEMVGEVLDVMKSLAQEGMTMVIVTHEMGFAREVADRVFFIDQGIIMEQGDPAQIFSAPRNDRTRDFLSKVL, from the coding sequence GTGATTCACGTTAAATCGTTGCAAAAGGCCTACGGCCATACCCAGGTGCTGCGCGGTATCGATTGCGACATCGCGGCGAAAGAGGTGGTGTGTGTCATCGGCCCCTCGGGCTCGGGCAAGAGTACCTTCCTGCGCTGCATCAACGCGCTGGAGGAGCTGACCAGCGGCGAGATCATCGTCGACGGCATGTCGGTGCACGACCAGAAGACGGACATCAACAAGCTGCGCGAAGAAGTCGGCATGGTGTTCCAGCGCTTCAACCTGTTCCCGCACATGACGGTGCTCGACAACATCTGCCTCGCGCCGATGCAGGTGCGCAAGAAATCGCGCGCAGAAGCCGAAGCGCAAGCCAAGGAGCTGCTCGTCAAGGTGGGCCTGTCCAACAAGGCTGACGCCTATCCCAACCAGCTCTCCGGCGGCCAGCAGCAACGCGTGGCCATCGCCCGCGCGCTGGCGATGAAACCGAAGATCATGCTGTTCGACGAGCCGACCTCGGCGCTCGACCCGGAAATGGTCGGCGAAGTGCTCGATGTCATGAAGAGCTTGGCACAGGAAGGTATGACCATGGTCATCGTCACCCACGAGATGGGCTTCGCGCGCGAAGTCGCCGACCGTGTGTTCTTCATCGATCAGGGCATCATCATGGAACAGGGCGATCCGGCACAGATTTTCAGCGCGCCGCGCAACGACCGCACCCGCGACTTCCTGTCCAAGGTGCTGTAA
- a CDS encoding glycine zipper 2TM domain-containing protein: MMKPVVSMLLCASMLTLGACASKLSGDTYTRDDARVEQTVRHGTITGLRPVVLESDATPIGALGGAALGGIAGSEMGRGRGSTAGAIAGVIIGGLAGNAIEKEVGKKQGVEITVRLNDGREIAVVQEASPNDDLKVGDAVRLLSRGGSTRVTRE, translated from the coding sequence ATGATGAAGCCCGTCGTTTCGATGTTGTTGTGCGCCAGTATGCTGACCTTGGGTGCGTGCGCGAGCAAGCTCAGTGGCGATACCTATACGCGTGACGATGCGCGTGTCGAGCAGACGGTGCGCCATGGCACGATTACCGGTCTGCGGCCCGTGGTGCTCGAGAGCGATGCCACGCCGATCGGCGCGCTGGGTGGCGCGGCGCTGGGCGGTATCGCCGGCAGCGAGATGGGTCGGGGCCGCGGCAGCACGGCAGGCGCCATTGCGGGTGTCATCATTGGTGGCCTGGCTGGCAACGCTATCGAAAAGGAAGTCGGCAAGAAGCAGGGCGTCGAAATCACCGTCAGGCTGAATGATGGCCGCGAGATCGCCGTAGTGCAGGAGGCGTCGCCGAACGATGACCTCAAGGTGGGCGATGCGGTCAGATTGCTGTCGCGTGGCGGGTCGACGCGGGTCACGCGGGAATAG